In Shinella sp. XGS7, a single genomic region encodes these proteins:
- a CDS encoding DUF1566 domain-containing protein, translating into MTPLKLLPLFCLGLACAAHAAPVEGAAVPAPAASSPWQAEGELLIDTRHGLRWRRCLEGQRWDGKTCRGEALQLSLAEAQLRARQAGAGWRLPRLKELQQLPRGGGAGAQLFDVAALEEWHWSGTAVLRTAPNNPYNYGNVMRNRGQAGAPGQEADDEGLMLGWAVLPASGASREQPRSLRLHARLVQSPP; encoded by the coding sequence ATGACTCCACTCAAGCTTCTGCCCCTCTTCTGCCTGGGCCTGGCCTGTGCCGCGCACGCGGCGCCTGTCGAGGGTGCTGCGGTGCCCGCGCCGGCCGCCAGCAGCCCCTGGCAGGCCGAGGGCGAGCTGCTGATCGACACCCGCCACGGCCTGCGCTGGCGGCGCTGCCTGGAAGGCCAGCGCTGGGACGGCAAGACCTGCCGCGGCGAGGCCCTGCAGCTGAGCCTGGCCGAGGCCCAGCTGCGCGCCCGCCAGGCGGGTGCCGGCTGGCGCCTGCCGCGGCTCAAGGAGCTGCAGCAGCTGCCGCGCGGCGGTGGCGCGGGGGCCCAGCTCTTTGATGTGGCGGCGCTGGAGGAATGGCATTGGTCGGGCACCGCCGTGCTGCGCACCGCGCCCAACAACCCCTACAACTACGGCAATGTGATGCGCAACCGCGGCCAGGCCGGCGCCCCGGGCCAGGAGGCCGATGATGAGGGCCTGATGCTGGGCTGGGCCGTGCTGCCCGCCAGCGGCGCCAGCCGCGAGCAGCCGCGCTCGCTGCGTCTGCATGCGCGCCTGGTGCAGTCGCCGCCCTGA
- a CDS encoding branched-chain amino acid ABC transporter permease — protein MSQTKNPMIGYGLLFAGVALLPLLGAYPIFVMKVMCYALFACAFNLLIGFTGLLSFGHAAFLGAAAYGAGHALKVWGLPVPLGLAFGVAAAALTGLVFGALAIRRSGIYFSMITLALSQMLFFFFLQAQFTGGEDGLQAVPRGHLLGLNLENDQLLYYLVLAIFVGAFWLIYRIVHSPFGQVLTSIRENEARATSLGYDVARFKLVAFVLSAALAGLAGATKTLVLGFATLTDAIWTTSGLVILMTLVGGMGTMIGPIVGALVIIALENKIGDAGKLLADLTGVQWFMGLGESVSLVTGLIFILCVLAFRRGIVGEIGHLLEKRRGGS, from the coding sequence ATGAGCCAGACGAAGAACCCCATGATCGGCTACGGCCTGCTGTTCGCCGGTGTCGCGCTGCTGCCCCTGCTGGGCGCCTATCCCATCTTCGTGATGAAGGTGATGTGCTACGCGCTCTTCGCCTGCGCCTTCAATCTGCTGATCGGCTTCACCGGCCTGCTGAGCTTCGGCCACGCCGCCTTCCTGGGCGCGGCGGCCTATGGCGCCGGCCATGCGCTCAAGGTCTGGGGCCTGCCCGTGCCCCTGGGCCTGGCTTTCGGCGTGGCGGCCGCGGCCCTGACCGGCCTGGTGTTCGGGGCCCTGGCCATCCGCCGCTCGGGCATCTATTTCTCGATGATCACCCTGGCCCTGTCGCAGATGCTGTTCTTCTTCTTCCTGCAGGCCCAGTTCACCGGCGGCGAGGACGGCCTGCAGGCCGTGCCCCGCGGCCATCTGCTGGGGCTGAATCTGGAGAACGATCAGCTGCTGTACTACCTGGTGCTGGCCATCTTCGTCGGCGCTTTCTGGCTGATCTACCGCATCGTGCACTCGCCCTTCGGCCAGGTGCTGACCTCGATCCGTGAGAACGAGGCCCGCGCCACCTCCCTGGGCTATGACGTGGCGCGCTTCAAGCTGGTGGCCTTTGTGCTGTCCGCCGCCCTGGCCGGTCTGGCCGGTGCCACCAAGACCCTGGTGCTGGGCTTTGCCACCCTGACCGACGCCATCTGGACCACCTCGGGCCTGGTCATCCTGATGACCCTGGTGGGCGGCATGGGCACCATGATCGGTCCCATCGTCGGCGCCCTGGTCATCATCGCGCTGGAGAACAAGATCGGCGACGCCGGCAAGCTCCTGGCCGACCTGACCGGCGTGCAGTGGTTCATGGGCCTGGGCGAATCGGTCTCCCTGGTCACGGGCCTGATCTTCATCCTCTGCGTGCTGGCCTTCCGCCGCGGCATCGTGGGTGAGATCGGCCACCTGCTGGAAAAGCGGCGCGGCGGCAGCTGA
- a CDS encoding branched-chain amino acid ABC transporter permease, with amino-acid sequence MTELFGIPLPALLGQLLLGLVNGSFYAMLSLGLAVIFGMLNIINFAHGALYMMGAFLAWMGLEYLGLNYWVMLLLAPLVVGALGVLIERLLLQWLYKLDHLYGLLLTFGITLVTEGIFRSFYGVSGQPYAVPEALQGATNLGFMILPNYRAWVVVASIVVCLAVWALIEKTSLGATLRAGTENPKLVQAFGINVPRMITLTYAGGVALAAFAGVLAAPILQVTALMGSNLIIVVFAVVVIGGMGSILGSILTGLGLGVVEGLTKVFYPEASNTVVFVVMAIVLLVRPAGLFGKEK; translated from the coding sequence ATGACAGAACTGTTTGGTATCCCGCTGCCGGCCCTGCTGGGTCAGCTGCTGCTGGGCCTGGTGAACGGCTCCTTCTACGCGATGCTGTCCCTGGGCCTGGCCGTGATCTTCGGCATGCTCAACATCATCAACTTCGCCCATGGGGCGCTGTACATGATGGGGGCCTTCCTGGCCTGGATGGGCCTGGAGTACCTGGGGCTCAACTACTGGGTGATGCTGCTGCTCGCCCCCCTGGTGGTGGGCGCGCTGGGCGTGCTGATCGAGCGCCTGCTGCTGCAGTGGCTCTACAAGCTGGACCATCTCTACGGCCTCTTGCTGACCTTCGGCATCACCCTGGTGACCGAGGGCATCTTCCGCAGCTTCTACGGCGTCTCGGGCCAGCCCTATGCCGTGCCCGAGGCCCTGCAGGGCGCCACCAATCTGGGCTTCATGATCCTGCCCAACTACCGCGCCTGGGTGGTGGTGGCCTCCATCGTGGTCTGCCTGGCGGTCTGGGCCCTGATCGAGAAGACCTCGCTGGGCGCCACCCTGCGCGCCGGCACCGAGAACCCCAAGCTGGTTCAGGCCTTCGGCATCAATGTGCCGCGCATGATCACCCTGACCTATGCCGGCGGCGTGGCCCTGGCCGCCTTCGCCGGCGTGCTGGCCGCACCCATCCTGCAGGTCACGGCCCTGATGGGCAGCAATCTCATCATCGTGGTCTTCGCCGTGGTGGTGATCGGCGGCATGGGCTCCATCCTGGGCTCCATCCTCACCGGCCTGGGCCTGGGCGTGGTGGAGGGCCTGACCAAGGTCTTCTACCCCGAGGCCTCCAACACCGTCGTGTTCGTCGTGATGGCGATCGTCCTCCTGGTCCGTCCCGCCGGCCTCTTCGGCAAAGAAAAATGA
- a CDS encoding ABC transporter substrate-binding protein, which produces MTKQHAFKRIALASLLACGAATAQAQISGDVVKIGFITDMSSVYADIDGAGGVEAIKMAIADMKGMAGGKKIELIFADHQNKADVAASKAREWIDTQGLDLLIGGTNSGTSLAMATIAAEKKKPFIAIGAGSSRLTNDACTPYTIHYAYDTVALARGTVNPMVKAGGKNWYFMTADYAFGASLQADATEVITKAGGKVMGAVKHPLNASDFSSFLLQAQSSGAQILGLANAGGDTINSIKAANEFGITKSMKLAGLLMFINDVHSVGLKAAEGMYVTDSWYWNQSPEARAWSRRFFEKMKRMPSSLQAADYSAAMHYLKAVEALKSDDADKVMAKMKDTPINDFYTKGTIRKEDGRGVHDMFLLQVKSPKESTEPWDYYKVATRIPGDEAFTKLADSKCPLVKK; this is translated from the coding sequence ATGACAAAGCAACACGCCTTCAAGCGCATCGCCCTGGCCTCGCTGCTGGCCTGCGGCGCGGCCACCGCCCAGGCTCAGATTTCTGGCGATGTGGTGAAGATCGGCTTCATCACCGACATGTCCAGCGTCTACGCCGATATCGACGGCGCCGGCGGCGTGGAGGCGATCAAGATGGCCATCGCCGACATGAAGGGCATGGCGGGTGGCAAGAAGATCGAGCTGATCTTTGCCGACCACCAGAACAAGGCCGATGTGGCCGCCTCCAAGGCGCGTGAGTGGATCGACACCCAGGGTCTGGACCTGCTGATCGGTGGCACCAACTCCGGCACCAGCCTGGCCATGGCCACCATCGCGGCCGAGAAGAAGAAGCCCTTCATCGCCATCGGTGCCGGCAGCTCGCGCCTGACCAATGACGCCTGCACGCCTTACACCATCCACTACGCCTACGACACCGTGGCCCTGGCCCGCGGCACGGTGAACCCCATGGTCAAGGCCGGGGGCAAGAACTGGTACTTCATGACCGCCGACTACGCCTTCGGCGCCTCGCTGCAGGCCGACGCCACCGAGGTGATCACCAAGGCCGGCGGCAAGGTGATGGGTGCGGTCAAGCACCCGCTGAACGCCAGCGACTTCAGCTCCTTCCTGCTGCAGGCCCAGAGCAGCGGTGCCCAGATCCTGGGCCTGGCCAATGCCGGTGGCGACACCATCAACTCGATCAAGGCGGCCAACGAGTTCGGCATCACCAAGAGCATGAAGCTGGCCGGCCTGCTGATGTTCATCAACGATGTGCACTCGGTGGGCCTGAAGGCCGCCGAGGGCATGTATGTGACCGACAGCTGGTACTGGAACCAGTCGCCCGAGGCGCGCGCCTGGAGCCGCCGCTTCTTCGAGAAGATGAAGCGCATGCCCTCCTCCCTGCAGGCCGCCGACTACTCGGCGGCCATGCACTACCTGAAGGCCGTCGAGGCGCTCAAGAGCGATGACGCCGACAAGGTGATGGCCAAGATGAAGGACACGCCCATCAACGACTTCTACACCAAGGGCACGATCCGCAAGGAAGACGGCCGCGGCGTGCACGATATGTTCCTGCTGCAGGTGAAGAGCCCCAAGGAATCCACCGAGCCCTGGGACTACTACAAGGTCGCGACCCGCATCCCGGGCGACGAGGCCTTCACCAAGCTGGCGGACAGCAAGTGCCCGCTGGTGAAGAAATAA
- a CDS encoding ABC transporter ATP-binding protein, which translates to MSELILETSGLTKEFKGFTAVDKVDLRVRRGHIHALIGPNGAGKTTCFNLLTKFLEPTRGKIVFNGVDITGEKPAEIARRGVIRSFQISAVFPHLTVLENVRIGLQRFTGTSFHFWKGLSGLRQLDGRVMELLAQVDLQDMAQLKAGDLPYGRKRALEIATTMAMEPELMLLDEPTQGMGHEDVERVTDLIKRVAQGRTVLMVEHNMRVVSKIADRITVLARGAVLAEGDYAEVSKHPAVLEAYMGSEAAELQGAH; encoded by the coding sequence ATGAGCGAACTCATCCTGGAGACAAGCGGACTCACCAAAGAGTTCAAGGGCTTCACGGCCGTCGACAAGGTCGATCTGCGCGTGCGGCGCGGCCATATCCACGCCCTGATCGGCCCCAATGGCGCGGGCAAGACCACCTGCTTCAATCTGCTGACCAAGTTCCTGGAACCCACGCGCGGCAAGATCGTCTTCAACGGCGTGGACATCACCGGCGAGAAGCCCGCCGAGATCGCCCGCCGCGGCGTGATCCGCAGCTTCCAGATCTCGGCCGTGTTTCCCCACCTCACGGTGCTGGAGAACGTGCGCATCGGCCTGCAGCGCTTCACCGGCACCAGCTTCCATTTCTGGAAGGGCCTCTCGGGTCTGCGCCAGCTGGACGGCCGCGTGATGGAGCTGCTGGCCCAGGTGGACCTGCAGGACATGGCCCAGCTCAAGGCCGGCGACCTGCCCTATGGCCGCAAGCGCGCGCTGGAGATCGCCACCACCATGGCCATGGAGCCCGAGCTGATGCTGCTGGACGAGCCCACCCAGGGCATGGGCCACGAAGATGTGGAGCGCGTCACCGACCTGATCAAGCGCGTGGCCCAGGGCCGCACGGTGCTGATGGTTGAACACAATATGCGCGTGGTCTCCAAGATCGCCGACCGCATCACCGTGCTGGCGCGCGGCGCCGTGCTGGCCGAGGGCGACTACGCCGAGGTCAGCAAGCACCCCGCCGTGCTGGAGGCCTATATGGGCAGCGAAGCCGCCGAACTCCAGGGAGCCCACTGA
- a CDS encoding PAS and helix-turn-helix domain-containing protein codes for MQACDSPRITPGFSPADAFAALSPLGLALARQRHLVWVNEAFATMFGYTREALTGQSFRLLFATEAEFERIGQRLQASLRESGSYRDERLMQRRDGLMQWFRVHGHTHDREDPLREVAWVFEPLLSGVEPDGLTPREREVLAGMMGGQTAKEAARQLGLSPRTVEKLRARLRQRFGVHRATALMGRTLGIP; via the coding sequence ATGCAAGCCTGCGACAGCCCCAGGATTACGCCCGGGTTTTCCCCAGCCGATGCCTTCGCCGCCCTCAGCCCCCTGGGATTGGCCCTGGCCCGGCAGCGCCATCTGGTCTGGGTCAACGAGGCCTTTGCCACCATGTTCGGCTACACGCGGGAGGCCCTGACGGGCCAGAGCTTTCGCCTGCTCTTTGCCACCGAGGCCGAGTTCGAGCGCATCGGTCAGCGCCTGCAGGCCAGCCTGCGCGAGAGCGGCAGCTACCGCGACGAGCGCCTGATGCAGCGCCGCGACGGCCTGATGCAATGGTTTCGCGTGCACGGCCACACTCATGACCGTGAAGACCCGCTGCGCGAGGTGGCCTGGGTCTTCGAGCCCCTGCTCAGCGGCGTGGAGCCCGATGGCCTGACGCCGCGCGAGCGCGAGGTGCTGGCCGGCATGATGGGCGGCCAGACGGCCAAGGAGGCCGCGCGCCAGCTGGGCCTCTCACCGCGCACCGTGGAGAAGCTGCGTGCCCGGCTGCGCCAGCGCTTCGGCGTGCACCGCGCCACCGCGCTGATGGGGCGCACGCTGGGCATCCCCTGA
- a CDS encoding D-(-)-3-hydroxybutyrate oligomer hydrolase produces MQPKPHAQTHGLQQAVSRRAPARSPLALAALTLLLGACGSDNDSSTPAPPPPPQPVVNVLPGFVAGSVGSMAYDGTSDDLLTAGLGKTGLMAAAAPAYANPAAPTAAELRRNAIYTNYRALVDYTAGGGFGRLYGPNIDKDGNDSGGEGRIAGTEYIAVADEGSGKQNVVMMVQVPASFDPANACIVSATSSGSRGVYGAIATAGEWGLKRGCAVAYTDKGTGNGVHDLVTDQVLQIDGTAATATAAGKKAQFKADLSDAERQAYNAAFPNRVAYKHAHSQLNPEKDWGRDTLRAIKLAFYVLNEKYGKDIAGQAGKKEVVITPANTLVIAGSVSNGGGAALAAAEQDSEGLIDGVAVAEPQVQPGSNTGLTIKQGASTVATHSKPLADYFSYANLYQPCAALSSQAGLSLSALFWPAAYTTAAQNRCAALKTRGLLTAATLADQADEALAKLNSYGWMAENNFLQQSQYRFATNSIAVTYVNTYGRFKPTDNVCGFSFANTNATGDVIAQVAATQAGLFASGNGVPPTSGVNIVYNDSVGGAKLDFLAVSPTSGTADFALDGALCLRALVTGKDPVSGNALFGTMKAWSDRVIAGIGEVQLSAKLRGLPAVIVAGRNDTLIPVNHAARAYYGKHLLQDGASSKARYYEVNNAQHFDGFIAFGALLGYDARYIPLHVYYLRAMDLMWSHLKSGAALPPSQVLRTTPRGAGAPALTAAQLPAWAATPAAADAIAFEGGVLSVPQ; encoded by the coding sequence ATGCAGCCCAAGCCGCACGCGCAGACCCATGGACTTCAGCAGGCAGTATCCCGGCGTGCGCCCGCACGCAGCCCTCTGGCCCTGGCGGCCCTGACGCTTCTGCTCGGGGCCTGCGGCTCCGACAATGACAGCAGCACGCCGGCCCCGCCGCCACCGCCCCAGCCGGTGGTGAATGTGCTGCCCGGCTTCGTGGCCGGCAGCGTGGGCAGCATGGCCTATGACGGCACGAGCGACGACCTGCTCACCGCCGGCCTGGGCAAGACCGGCCTGATGGCTGCGGCCGCGCCCGCCTATGCCAACCCGGCTGCGCCCACCGCCGCCGAGCTGCGCCGCAATGCCATCTACACCAACTACCGTGCCCTGGTGGACTACACGGCGGGTGGCGGCTTCGGCCGGCTCTACGGCCCCAATATCGACAAGGACGGCAATGACAGCGGCGGCGAGGGCCGCATTGCCGGCACCGAGTACATCGCCGTGGCCGACGAGGGCAGCGGCAAGCAGAACGTGGTGATGATGGTGCAGGTGCCGGCCAGCTTCGACCCGGCGAATGCCTGCATCGTCAGCGCCACCTCCTCGGGCTCGCGCGGCGTGTACGGCGCCATCGCCACCGCGGGCGAATGGGGCCTCAAACGCGGCTGTGCCGTGGCCTACACCGACAAGGGCACGGGCAATGGCGTGCACGATCTGGTGACCGACCAGGTGCTGCAGATCGACGGCACCGCGGCCACGGCCACCGCCGCCGGCAAGAAGGCCCAGTTTAAGGCCGACCTGAGTGATGCCGAGCGCCAGGCCTACAACGCCGCCTTCCCCAACCGCGTGGCCTACAAGCACGCCCACTCCCAGCTCAACCCCGAGAAGGACTGGGGCCGCGACACCCTGCGCGCCATCAAGCTGGCCTTCTATGTGCTCAACGAGAAGTACGGCAAGGACATCGCCGGCCAGGCCGGCAAGAAGGAGGTGGTGATCACCCCGGCCAACACCCTGGTGATCGCGGGCTCGGTGTCCAATGGCGGCGGCGCTGCCCTGGCCGCGGCCGAGCAGGACAGCGAGGGCCTGATCGACGGCGTGGCCGTGGCCGAGCCCCAGGTGCAGCCCGGCAGCAACACCGGCCTGACCATCAAGCAGGGCGCCAGCACCGTGGCCACGCACAGCAAGCCCCTGGCCGACTACTTCAGCTACGCCAATCTCTACCAGCCCTGCGCCGCGCTCTCCAGCCAGGCCGGGCTTTCGCTCAGCGCCCTGTTCTGGCCCGCGGCCTACACCACGGCGGCGCAGAACCGCTGCGCCGCGCTCAAGACCCGCGGCCTGCTCACGGCCGCCACCCTGGCCGATCAGGCGGACGAGGCCCTGGCCAAGCTCAACAGCTATGGCTGGATGGCGGAGAACAACTTCCTGCAGCAGTCGCAGTACCGCTTCGCCACCAACTCCATCGCCGTCACCTATGTGAACACCTATGGCCGCTTCAAGCCCACGGACAATGTCTGCGGCTTCAGCTTCGCCAACACCAATGCCACGGGCGATGTGATCGCCCAGGTGGCGGCCACCCAGGCGGGGCTCTTCGCCAGCGGCAACGGCGTGCCGCCCACCTCGGGCGTGAACATCGTCTACAACGACTCGGTGGGCGGCGCCAAGCTGGACTTCCTGGCGGTCTCGCCCACCAGCGGCACGGCCGACTTCGCGCTGGACGGCGCCCTGTGCCTGCGCGCCCTGGTCACGGGCAAGGACCCGGTGAGCGGCAATGCGCTGTTCGGCACGATGAAGGCCTGGTCGGACCGCGTGATCGCCGGCATCGGCGAGGTGCAGCTCAGCGCCAAGCTGCGCGGCCTGCCCGCGGTCATCGTGGCCGGCCGCAACGACACCCTGATCCCGGTGAACCATGCGGCCCGCGCCTACTACGGCAAGCATCTGCTGCAGGACGGCGCCAGCTCCAAGGCGCGCTACTACGAGGTGAACAACGCCCAGCACTTCGATGGCTTCATCGCCTTCGGCGCCCTGCTGGGCTATGACGCCCGCTACATCCCCCTGCACGTGTACTACCTGCGCGCCATGGACCTGATGTGGTCCCACCTCAAGAGCGGCGCCGCCCTGCCGCCCAGCCAGGTGCTGCGCACCACGCCACGCGGCGCCGGCGCTCCGGCCCTGACGGCGGCGCAGCTGCCCGCCTGGGCGGCCACGCCGGCCGCGGCCGATGCCATCGCCTTCGAGGGTGGGGTGCTGAGCGTGCCGCAGTAA
- a CDS encoding MBL fold metallo-hydrolase, whose amino-acid sequence MRTRSTVLALSLALLGLGAQAAAPQVKAQAPGFYRMMLGDFEITALNDGTVDLPVDKLLKERQPGQVLRALRHAYLGVPLETSVNGYLINTGAKLVLVDTGAAGLFGPTLGRLQANLRAAGYQPEQVDEVYITHLHPDHVGGLLGADGKPAFPNAVVRFDKRDADFWLSPEQMDKAPADAKGFFQGAMASLKPYQEAGRVQPFDGATELLPGLRAQPAYGHTPGHTVYAVESQGRKLVIWGDLMHVAAVQFSDPTVTIAFDTDSKAAMPQRRKAYAAAAEQGFYVAVAHVSFPGIGQLRPDGKGYRWLPANYSSKP is encoded by the coding sequence ATGCGTACCCGTTCTACCGTGCTGGCCCTCAGCCTGGCCCTGCTGGGCCTGGGTGCCCAGGCCGCCGCTCCCCAGGTCAAGGCCCAGGCCCCGGGCTTCTATCGCATGATGCTGGGCGATTTCGAGATCACCGCGCTCAACGACGGCACGGTGGACCTGCCGGTGGACAAGCTGCTCAAGGAGCGCCAGCCGGGCCAGGTCTTGCGCGCGCTGCGCCACGCCTATCTGGGCGTGCCGCTGGAGACCTCGGTCAATGGCTATCTGATCAACACCGGCGCCAAGCTGGTGCTGGTGGACACCGGCGCGGCCGGGCTCTTCGGCCCCACCCTGGGCCGGCTGCAGGCCAATCTGCGGGCCGCGGGCTACCAGCCCGAGCAGGTGGACGAGGTCTACATCACCCATCTGCACCCCGACCATGTGGGCGGCCTGCTGGGCGCCGATGGCAAGCCCGCCTTTCCCAATGCCGTGGTGCGCTTCGACAAGCGTGACGCCGATTTCTGGCTCAGCCCCGAGCAGATGGACAAGGCCCCGGCCGATGCCAAGGGCTTCTTCCAGGGCGCCATGGCCTCGCTCAAGCCCTACCAGGAGGCCGGCCGCGTCCAGCCCTTCGACGGCGCCACCGAGCTGCTGCCGGGCCTGCGCGCCCAGCCCGCCTATGGCCATACGCCGGGCCACACCGTCTATGCCGTGGAGAGCCAGGGCCGCAAGCTGGTGATCTGGGGCGACCTCATGCACGTGGCCGCGGTGCAGTTCAGCGACCCCACCGTGACCATCGCCTTCGACACCGATTCCAAGGCCGCCATGCCCCAGCGCCGCAAGGCCTATGCGGCCGCGGCCGAGCAGGGTTTCTATGTGGCCGTGGCCCATGTGTCCTTCCCGGGCATCGGCCAGTTGCGCCCGGATGGCAAGGGCTATCGCTGGCTGCCGGCTAACTACAGCAGCAAGCCCTGA
- a CDS encoding ABC transporter substrate-binding protein, with product MRRRGLLRGLPGLLLAPGLALAATEPGPRLTGFCESLPPLNYEEDGHTRGFSVELLRLMAREAGLPLEIRVMPWQRAMQSAAAQPNSLLFSLTRTPERESQFQWVGPISPRRILIYRLTRRPELQPAHLQALAGLRTGVVRDSASARQLLAEGLREDQLELGLDDATNLRKLLAGRMDLIVLLDWAAAWHLHQHKLPMRTLTPVLPLDTARSYWFGLPPDTDPALVRRLQEALDKLRRDGRYEALRKRYFD from the coding sequence ATGCGCCGTCGCGGTCTGCTGCGCGGTTTGCCCGGCCTGCTGCTGGCGCCCGGCCTGGCCCTGGCCGCGACCGAACCCGGACCGCGGCTGACGGGCTTCTGCGAAAGCCTGCCCCCGCTCAACTACGAGGAAGACGGCCACACGCGCGGCTTCAGCGTGGAGCTGCTGCGCCTGATGGCGCGCGAGGCGGGGCTGCCGTTGGAGATCCGGGTCATGCCCTGGCAGCGCGCCATGCAGTCGGCGGCGGCCCAGCCCAACAGCCTGCTGTTCTCGCTCACTCGCACGCCCGAGCGCGAAAGCCAGTTCCAGTGGGTGGGGCCCATCAGCCCGCGCCGCATCCTGATCTACCGGCTGACCCGACGGCCCGAGCTGCAGCCGGCCCATCTGCAGGCCCTGGCCGGCCTGCGGACCGGCGTGGTGCGCGACTCCGCCTCGGCCCGCCAGCTGCTGGCCGAGGGCCTGCGCGAGGACCAGCTGGAACTGGGGCTGGACGACGCCACCAATCTGCGCAAGCTGCTGGCCGGCCGCATGGACCTGATCGTGCTGCTGGACTGGGCCGCCGCCTGGCATCTGCACCAGCACAAGCTACCCATGCGCACGCTCACGCCGGTGCTGCCCCTGGACACGGCGCGCAGCTACTGGTTCGGCCTGCCGCCCGACACCGACCCCGCCCTGGTCAGGCGCCTGCAGGAGGCGCTGGACAAGCTGCGCCGCGACGGGCGCTACGAGGCCCTGCGCAAGCGCTACTTCGACTGA
- a CDS encoding PspC domain-containing protein, translated as MSDSEELGRLADLHQRGALSDEEFARAKARVLAGAGAGFAEGAALNRLRRSRDDRWLGGVCGGLARFTGLASWAVRLLFAGALLCAGTGALIYLLLWIFVPQD; from the coding sequence ATGTCCGATAGCGAGGAACTGGGCCGCCTGGCCGATCTGCACCAGCGCGGCGCCCTGAGCGATGAAGAGTTTGCCCGGGCCAAGGCACGGGTGCTGGCGGGAGCAGGCGCGGGCTTTGCGGAAGGCGCGGCCCTGAACCGTCTGCGCCGCAGCCGCGATGACCGCTGGCTGGGCGGGGTCTGCGGCGGCCTGGCCCGCTTCACCGGCCTGGCCTCCTGGGCGGTGCGCCTGCTCTTCGCCGGCGCACTGCTGTGTGCCGGCACGGGCGCGCTGATCTATCTGCTGCTCTGGATTTTCGTGCCACAGGATTGA
- a CDS encoding anti-virulence regulator CigR family protein: protein MRSHRKAGVTAKTRTREKTRVRTATRTARRGDVGGQLSVSIRYEQARSLAVQGGFTGYKPLPPGIRKNLARGKPLPPGIAKKAAPPALLRQLPQRPGYEWQVCGTDLVLVAVGTLIVAEVLKSVFD from the coding sequence ATGCGCAGCCACCGGAAGGCCGGGGTCACGGCAAAGACAAGGACAAGGGAAAAGACAAGGGTCCGCACCGCGACGAGGACCGCCCGCAGGGGGGACGTTGGCGGCCAGCTCTCCGTCAGCATCCGCTACGAGCAGGCACGCAGCCTGGCCGTGCAGGGCGGCTTCACCGGCTACAAGCCGCTGCCGCCCGGCATCCGCAAGAACCTGGCGCGCGGCAAGCCCCTGCCACCCGGCATTGCCAAGAAGGCAGCCCCGCCCGCCCTGCTGCGCCAATTGCCGCAGCGCCCGGGCTATGAGTGGCAGGTCTGCGGCACGGATCTGGTGCTGGTGGCCGTGGGCACGCTGATCGTGGCCGAGGTGCTGAAGTCGGTGTTCGACTGA